In Halobacterium sp. CBA1132, a genomic segment contains:
- the tnpA gene encoding IS200/IS605 family transposase produces the protein MEYGLDSGAHSTYSLHYHLILTTKYRRGVLTEERTQFIRGVISGFTDNYGVELTNLDGEDDHVHILFRAKPTTDLVKFINTVKGATARRIRNEYADELKTELWGDSFWNDSYCLISTGQVSLDVLKQYVEDQRE, from the coding sequence ATGGAGTACGGCCTCGACTCGGGAGCGCATTCGACGTATTCCCTGCACTACCACCTGATACTCACCACGAAGTATCGGCGCGGAGTGCTCACCGAGGAGCGAACCCAATTCATTCGCGGGGTCATCAGCGGGTTCACGGACAACTACGGCGTCGAACTGACGAACCTCGACGGCGAGGACGACCACGTCCACATCCTGTTCCGAGCGAAACCCACCACGGACCTCGTGAAGTTCATCAACACGGTCAAGGGCGCGACCGCCCGCCGTATCCGCAACGAGTACGCGGACGAACTGAAGACCGAACTGTGGGGAGACTCGTTCTGGAACGACTCGTACTGCCTCATCTCGACCGGGCAGGTGTCGCTGGATGTGCTGAAACAGTACGTAGAGGACCAACGCGAGTAG
- a CDS encoding glycine cleavage T C-terminal barrel domain-containing protein — protein MDLDTDFLGKDALLKARETGIEEEIAPVTLDESGTVVDAGHPVLVDDEVVAYTCRADYDYSINAGIACAYLPTEYTDVGQSAEIEYGGGRSRRSVRSSPLFDS, from the coding sequence GTGGACCTCGACACCGATTTCCTCGGAAAGGACGCGCTCCTCAAAGCACGCGAGACCGGTATCGAGGAGGAAATCGCCCCCGTCACGCTCGATGAATCCGGCACCGTCGTCGATGCAGGTCACCCGGTCCTCGTCGACGACGAAGTCGTTGCCTACACCTGTCGCGCCGACTACGACTACAGCATCAACGCAGGCATCGCGTGCGCGTACCTCCCCACCGAGTACACTGACGTCGGCCAATCCGCCGAAATTGAGTACGGGGGCGGACGGTCGCGTCGTAGCGTCCGCTCTAGCCCGCTCTTCGACTCCTAA
- a CDS encoding urea ABC transporter substrate-binding protein, producing the protein MDDHASSSRRSFLAAGGTVAATALGGCLTSGGSGSDTLKLGIIEDRSGNFALNGTPKYQASMLAIEELNEEGGILGNEIETFTPDPQSDNQRYQQLTRQAINEENVDALWAGYSSATRETIRPIIDQNEQLYFYTTQYEGGVCDSYTFCMGATARQQLGSVLPYMVENFGSDIYTIAADYNFGQLSADWVRVLADENDANVIGEEFIPLSVTDFGSTINNIQEADPDFVMALLVGANHTSFWSQRTSAGLDIPMGTSTVMAQGYQHKRLDAPAMANVYGGFNYMEEVPTDRNQEFVERFYEKFPDADYINEEAVNNYFSIKMYAQAAEAVGSTNQADIIEELENGMDISAPEGDISLQGPVHHMTHNMRVFRCDEEHNITVEDERKIPEQFLSETVGCDLTENEMTTQYTPADYYDEADTTQ; encoded by the coding sequence ATGGACGACCATGCGTCGTCATCCCGGCGTTCGTTCCTCGCAGCCGGTGGAACTGTCGCTGCAACTGCCCTTGGCGGCTGTCTCACGAGCGGTGGATCCGGATCGGATACCCTCAAGCTCGGCATTATCGAGGACCGGTCAGGCAACTTCGCGCTCAACGGGACGCCGAAGTACCAGGCGAGTATGCTCGCCATCGAGGAGCTCAACGAGGAGGGGGGCATTCTCGGAAACGAGATTGAAACGTTCACTCCCGACCCGCAGTCCGACAACCAACGCTACCAGCAGCTCACTCGGCAAGCAATCAACGAGGAGAACGTCGACGCCCTCTGGGCCGGTTACTCGTCGGCCACCAGAGAGACGATTCGTCCGATCATCGACCAGAACGAGCAGCTGTACTTCTACACAACCCAGTACGAGGGCGGCGTTTGTGACTCCTACACGTTCTGCATGGGTGCGACGGCCCGTCAACAGCTCGGGAGTGTCCTCCCCTACATGGTCGAGAACTTCGGGTCGGACATTTACACCATTGCTGCGGACTACAACTTCGGTCAGCTCTCCGCAGACTGGGTGCGTGTCCTCGCCGATGAAAACGACGCAAACGTTATTGGTGAGGAATTTATTCCACTGTCGGTCACGGACTTCGGGTCCACTATCAACAACATTCAGGAAGCCGACCCCGACTTCGTGATGGCGCTGCTCGTCGGTGCGAACCACACGTCGTTCTGGAGCCAGCGCACTTCCGCTGGCCTCGATATCCCTATGGGTACGTCGACGGTGATGGCCCAAGGGTACCAGCACAAGCGCCTCGATGCACCCGCAATGGCAAACGTCTACGGCGGGTTCAACTACATGGAGGAAGTGCCAACTGACCGCAACCAGGAATTCGTGGAGCGTTTCTACGAGAAGTTCCCCGACGCCGACTACATCAACGAGGAGGCAGTGAACAACTACTTCTCGATCAAAATGTACGCCCAAGCCGCGGAGGCTGTTGGGTCGACAAATCAGGCCGATATTATCGAGGAGTTGGAGAATGGCATGGATATCTCGGCGCCGGAGGGTGACATCTCACTACAGGGGCCCGTTCACCACATGACGCACAACATGCGGGTGTTCCGGTGTGACGAGGAACACAACATCACCGTCGAGGACGAACGGAAGATTCCCGAACAGTTCCTCTCGGAGACCGTCGGGTGCGACCTCACGGAGAACGAAATGACCACTCAATACACGCCCGCGGACTACTACGACGAGGCAGATACCACGCAATGA
- a CDS encoding urease subunit gamma, producing MKLTPKEEERLTVFTAAEVARRRKERGVLLNHPETVAYISDWCIERAREGQSVAEIRSAATQLLGRDDVMDGVPEMIDMIQVEPVFPDGTKLVTVHDPIRSDSVEDTDGGVEGDA from the coding sequence ATGAAGCTCACACCCAAAGAGGAGGAACGTCTCACGGTCTTCACTGCCGCAGAGGTCGCACGGCGCCGCAAGGAACGCGGCGTCCTGTTGAACCACCCCGAAACAGTCGCGTACATCAGCGACTGGTGCATCGAGCGCGCCAGGGAGGGACAGTCCGTCGCGGAGATCCGCTCGGCAGCGACGCAGCTACTGGGCCGCGACGACGTGATGGACGGCGTCCCAGAGATGATCGACATGATTCAGGTGGAACCAGTCTTCCCCGACGGCACCAAACTCGTTACCGTTCACGACCCGATTCGTTCCGATAGTGTCGAAGACACGGACGGTGGCGTAGAGGGCGACGCATGA
- the ureG gene encoding urease accessory protein UreG: MSLTHRDIATVGIGGPVGSGKTSLLTEIVPQLREAGLDVGVIANDILTQEDAERLRDRFDGVVPEDLVAGVETGACPHTGIREDPSMNLQQIDAFLDDHPELDLVLIESGGDNLAATFNPELADYSLYVISVAEGDDIPRKRGPGVVDCDLLVINKTDLAPHVDADLDVMERDARDVRDGPFVFTDCKAEKGLDEVLDHVRDGVLFA, translated from the coding sequence ATGAGTTTGACACATCGCGACATCGCAACTGTCGGCATTGGTGGACCTGTCGGGTCTGGGAAGACATCTCTGCTTACAGAGATCGTCCCGCAGCTGCGGGAGGCGGGCTTGGACGTCGGCGTCATTGCGAACGATATTCTCACGCAAGAGGACGCTGAACGCCTCCGCGATCGATTCGACGGTGTCGTTCCCGAGGACTTGGTCGCTGGCGTCGAAACCGGCGCATGCCCGCATACGGGTATCCGCGAGGATCCCTCGATGAACCTCCAGCAGATCGACGCGTTCCTTGACGACCACCCGGAGCTGGACCTCGTTCTCATTGAGAGCGGTGGGGACAATCTCGCCGCGACGTTCAACCCTGAGCTTGCAGATTACTCGCTGTACGTCATTAGCGTCGCTGAGGGCGATGATATCCCCCGGAAGCGCGGCCCTGGTGTCGTCGACTGCGACCTGCTGGTCATCAATAAAACTGACCTCGCTCCACACGTCGATGCCGACCTCGACGTTATGGAGCGCGACGCCCGCGACGTTCGCGACGGGCCGTTCGTCTTCACCGACTGTAAGGCCGAGAAGGGGCTCGATGAAGTTCTCGACCACGTTCGGGACGGGGTGTTGTTCGCCTGA
- a CDS encoding antibiotic biosynthesis monooxygenase: MYLVTFRLNPGEYDEEFHELNDAIQAAAEDTGGYLGKRTWHAPESEEVLVAYYWESLDALETFGAYSEHKEAKQRWTEWYDAYEVTVTEVIESYGSGFGDDADPPV, from the coding sequence ATGTATCTCGTTACGTTTCGCCTCAATCCAGGGGAGTACGACGAGGAGTTTCACGAGCTAAACGACGCGATACAGGCGGCTGCTGAGGACACAGGCGGCTATCTCGGCAAGCGTACGTGGCATGCTCCAGAGAGTGAGGAGGTTCTCGTCGCGTACTACTGGGAGTCGTTAGACGCGCTTGAGACGTTTGGAGCATATTCAGAACACAAAGAGGCGAAACAGCGGTGGACAGAGTGGTACGATGCCTACGAGGTCACCGTCACGGAAGTCATCGAATCATATGGAAGTGGA
- the urtB gene encoding urea ABC transporter, permease protein UrtB has product MNPLNLLFQVADSFAFIVLAAVGLAVIFGMMGVINLGHGEFIMVGAYGTTLTANAGLPLPLAMALGVLVTAVMGFVIERTVVQHLYDRLLDSMVATWALGLILTQGARILFGNSIPQVSTPLGYIQYGPYSYSTYRVLLAVIALLVLLGLYLVFTRTEFGIRARATIQNPDTAQALGVNTERMYTSTFVVGSGLAGLTGALYAPTLTVVPGMGSSFLVEAFISVVIGGPSVLLGTTLSGGLLGVINSLFTNLYGTFFGQIAMLLTAIVAIRILGDGLTGLANDIRDRLEGE; this is encoded by the coding sequence ATGAATCCGCTGAACCTGTTGTTCCAGGTCGCGGACAGCTTCGCGTTCATCGTCCTCGCAGCAGTTGGACTAGCGGTCATCTTCGGCATGATGGGCGTCATCAACCTCGGCCACGGCGAATTTATTATGGTCGGCGCGTACGGAACAACGTTGACCGCGAACGCGGGACTCCCTCTCCCGCTTGCTATGGCTCTTGGGGTTCTTGTCACGGCAGTCATGGGATTCGTCATCGAACGGACCGTCGTTCAACATCTCTACGACCGGTTGCTCGATTCGATGGTGGCGACGTGGGCGCTCGGTCTCATCCTCACACAGGGTGCTCGCATTCTGTTCGGGAACTCTATCCCACAGGTGTCGACGCCGCTGGGATACATCCAGTACGGACCGTACTCCTACTCCACCTATCGGGTGTTACTCGCCGTCATCGCACTCCTCGTCCTCCTAGGGCTGTATCTCGTGTTCACCCGCACGGAGTTCGGAATCCGCGCTCGCGCAACCATTCAGAACCCCGATACTGCGCAGGCACTCGGCGTGAACACCGAACGGATGTACACGTCGACGTTCGTCGTCGGCTCCGGACTGGCCGGCCTCACCGGCGCGCTATACGCGCCGACGCTCACCGTCGTGCCGGGGATGGGGTCGAGCTTCCTCGTCGAAGCATTCATCTCCGTCGTTATTGGTGGCCCGTCCGTTCTCCTGGGAACAACGCTCTCTGGCGGCCTGCTCGGCGTCATCAACAGCCTGTTCACGAACCTCTACGGCACGTTCTTCGGGCAAATCGCGATGTTACTTACGGCTATCGTCGCGATTCGCATCCTCGGAGACGGGCTGACCGGACTCGCAAACGACATCCGCGACCGGTTGGAGGGGGAGTGA
- a CDS encoding urease accessory protein UreF has translation MSDDATLEAFRLADSFLPVGTNSLSYGLEQFVQDDRVEDIEDLRVLLETYLRNQIGTADLVALRAAHAAARKGNVEDICKADHRLEAVTLAAEFRASAEQSGARLLQLQRDLRSDPLLDSYADQVHDGAAAGSYAVVLGAVAGTAGIPEREACLLCCHGFVTGLLGAAQRLLSVGHTDTQRTLDDLQPVISDAVSTSDTLPLDGMTSFAPLIDLLSAEHERADRRLFLS, from the coding sequence ATGAGTGACGACGCGACCTTAGAGGCGTTCCGTCTCGCGGACTCGTTCCTCCCTGTCGGAACGAATTCACTCTCCTATGGGTTAGAGCAGTTCGTCCAAGATGACCGCGTTGAGGATATTGAAGACCTTCGGGTACTGCTCGAGACGTACCTTCGAAACCAGATCGGGACTGCCGATCTGGTCGCACTTCGAGCGGCACATGCTGCTGCACGGAAGGGCAACGTGGAAGACATCTGCAAGGCGGATCATCGTCTTGAAGCTGTGACGCTGGCCGCTGAATTCCGCGCTAGTGCCGAGCAATCTGGCGCCCGGCTTCTTCAACTCCAGCGGGACCTCCGTTCGGACCCATTACTGGACAGCTATGCCGATCAAGTCCATGACGGAGCGGCAGCTGGCTCGTACGCTGTCGTGCTAGGCGCCGTCGCTGGCACTGCTGGAATCCCGGAACGGGAAGCGTGTCTGTTGTGCTGTCATGGATTCGTTACCGGGCTACTCGGGGCCGCTCAGCGCCTGCTCTCTGTCGGTCACACGGACACGCAGCGGACGCTCGATGACCTGCAGCCAGTGATATCTGACGCAGTCTCCACCAGCGACACACTACCCCTGGACGGGATGACATCGTTCGCGCCACTCATTGATTTGCTTTCGGCCGAGCACGAACGTGCCGACCGTCGTTTATTCCTGAGCTAG
- a CDS encoding urease accessory protein UreD, with amino-acid sequence MAADAPHPSFEGYAAEAVPQAAVGSPGKDGVLKLCFEQSARGTALVEDYATVPFHISGTLAHDPHPDVATVFVQSPTGGVAQGDRHDIDVAIGSNALAHVSTQSSTKVQSMQHNYAAANTTLTVGPGGHLDYVPEPTILHADSRYHVDLTLDVARDATAIVSDVVVPGRLARGERFEFERYLSRVRADGPDGLLFEDTTHLTPEDTAAKSPGVLGEFDVYGSLFAIAPDRDTDTLSDTLHAAVADCQARAAATALPNEAGVVVRALGNRAETTQAALHSAWDQARETLVDAPAPSGRKY; translated from the coding sequence ATGGCGGCCGACGCCCCACATCCATCGTTCGAGGGGTACGCCGCCGAGGCGGTCCCACAGGCCGCTGTCGGGTCGCCCGGGAAAGACGGCGTCCTGAAATTGTGCTTCGAACAGTCGGCCCGTGGGACCGCGCTCGTCGAGGACTACGCGACAGTTCCGTTCCACATCTCGGGCACGCTCGCTCACGATCCCCACCCGGACGTGGCGACGGTCTTCGTGCAGTCTCCAACTGGTGGCGTCGCGCAAGGAGATCGCCACGATATCGATGTCGCTATCGGATCGAACGCGCTCGCGCACGTCTCAACACAGAGTTCGACGAAAGTCCAGTCGATGCAGCACAACTACGCGGCAGCGAACACGACGCTGACCGTGGGCCCAGGGGGCCACCTCGACTATGTGCCGGAGCCGACCATCCTTCACGCCGACTCGCGCTACCACGTCGACCTCACGCTGGACGTGGCGCGTGACGCGACCGCTATCGTCTCCGACGTGGTCGTCCCCGGTCGGCTCGCGCGCGGCGAACGGTTCGAGTTCGAGCGATACCTGTCACGCGTCCGCGCTGATGGTCCCGACGGATTACTGTTCGAGGATACGACACACCTCACACCTGAAGATACAGCAGCGAAGTCACCCGGTGTGCTCGGAGAGTTCGACGTCTACGGATCGCTATTTGCTATTGCACCTGACCGCGACACCGACACACTGAGCGACACGCTTCATGCAGCGGTCGCTGACTGTCAGGCTCGCGCGGCTGCAACTGCGCTCCCGAACGAGGCCGGCGTCGTCGTTCGTGCACTCGGCAATCGTGCCGAGACGACCCAGGCAGCGCTTCACAGCGCCTGGGATCAGGCCCGAGAAACGCTCGTGGACGCTCCCGCACCATCGGGGAGGAAGTACTGA
- a CDS encoding urease subunit beta — protein sequence MTDELIPGEIRSGEGTITLNEGRDTTEVTVGNTGDRPVQVGSHFHFFEANAALEFDREAAYGMRLNIPAGTAVRFEPGDEQTVDLVAIGGKRRAHGMNGLVNGSVDGDPSEALQRAREAGFRDTGNDPDAGDDT from the coding sequence GTGACCGACGAACTCATCCCCGGCGAAATCCGGTCTGGCGAGGGAACGATAACGCTCAACGAAGGGCGTGACACGACTGAAGTGACGGTCGGTAACACCGGCGACCGTCCCGTACAGGTCGGGTCGCACTTCCACTTCTTCGAAGCGAACGCCGCCCTCGAGTTCGACCGTGAAGCCGCGTACGGCATGCGGCTGAACATCCCGGCTGGCACTGCCGTTCGCTTTGAGCCGGGCGACGAACAGACGGTCGACCTCGTCGCAATCGGCGGGAAGCGGCGTGCACACGGGATGAACGGGCTTGTGAACGGAAGCGTCGATGGCGACCCCAGTGAGGCGCTCCAGCGAGCGCGTGAAGCTGGCTTCCGCGATACGGGCAACGACCCCGATGCGGGGGACGACACATGA
- a CDS encoding urease accessory protein UreE → MLVADQYLGHRDDPDVGTRLAAGNPHRVVLSDTDRRRSRVRTETVDGSDLGIVVSRELGDGDVLETEDGALVVVELAAIDALVVDFSDADVSATAALAFGHAAGNRHWNLAVRNGEALFPVPDTRERMLDALAGELPDGVTTRFERVPPTTFDDADAPDHEHGHTRDDAGHAHSHGEGKHDHDHGARTAKGNHNE, encoded by the coding sequence ATGCTTGTTGCCGACCAGTACCTCGGCCATCGCGACGACCCCGATGTCGGGACGCGACTCGCCGCGGGGAACCCCCATCGCGTAGTGCTGTCAGACACCGATCGGCGCCGCTCTCGCGTCCGTACCGAGACAGTCGACGGCAGCGATCTCGGCATCGTCGTCTCGCGGGAGCTCGGTGACGGCGACGTACTCGAAACCGAGGATGGCGCTTTGGTCGTTGTGGAGCTGGCGGCTATCGACGCACTTGTCGTCGATTTCAGCGATGCCGACGTTTCCGCGACCGCTGCGCTCGCGTTCGGTCACGCTGCGGGGAATCGACACTGGAATCTCGCCGTGCGGAACGGCGAAGCCCTGTTCCCCGTTCCGGACACCCGGGAACGGATGCTCGACGCGCTCGCCGGTGAACTACCGGATGGCGTGACCACTCGCTTCGAGCGCGTTCCGCCGACAACGTTCGACGACGCGGACGCGCCAGACCACGAACACGGCCACACCCGTGACGACGCTGGACATGCCCATTCTCATGGCGAGGGTAAACATGATCACGACCATGGAGCGCGGACTGCCAAGGGGAACCACAATGAGTGA
- a CDS encoding RNA-guided endonuclease TnpB family protein: MYYAYKYRLKPSNAHREELDRHRDICRQLYNHTLYRLNEYQDEHGELPSMTTLRSELPDLKKWWDGLSDVYSKVLQTVVERLFDNLKGLSKLKENGYGVGQLKWKPPREFRSFTYSQSGFKLDKKGGQTVLSLSKLADIPIRLHRAIPDDATVKQVTVKKEPTGEWFATFGVQKPSMTVSAAHQKPKASEDVEMDREPPEPPENPERCVGIDVGILTYAHDTDGTAVGSLDLSAERERLEREQRSLSRKEHGSNNYEKQRRRVAECHADLRRKRRDFLHKLSNYYAREYDLVAVEDLNVKGMLESPSNSRNTASAAWRTFLTLLEYKCEREGTHFVAVNPRGTTKECASCGVSTDKPLWVREHSCPACGFEADRDANAAWNILSRGLEDVGVGHSERTPVETALPVDTSVSAKRVVEAGSPPLKERTASAVSE, translated from the coding sequence ATGTACTACGCCTACAAGTACCGTCTCAAGCCGTCTAATGCCCACCGCGAGGAGTTGGACCGCCACCGCGATATTTGTCGGCAACTGTACAACCACACGCTCTACCGCCTCAACGAGTACCAAGATGAACACGGCGAACTGCCGTCGATGACCACCCTGCGGTCGGAGCTACCCGACCTCAAGAAGTGGTGGGACGGCCTCTCGGACGTGTACTCGAAGGTTCTCCAAACCGTCGTGGAACGCCTCTTCGACAATCTCAAAGGACTCTCCAAACTCAAGGAGAACGGCTACGGCGTCGGGCAACTCAAGTGGAAGCCGCCACGGGAGTTCCGCAGTTTCACGTACAGTCAGTCTGGCTTCAAGCTCGACAAGAAGGGCGGTCAGACTGTCCTGTCACTCTCGAAACTCGCGGACATACCGATACGGCTCCATCGCGCCATCCCCGACGACGCCACCGTGAAACAGGTCACGGTCAAGAAGGAACCGACGGGCGAGTGGTTCGCCACGTTCGGCGTTCAGAAACCGTCGATGACGGTTTCTGCAGCCCATCAGAAGCCGAAGGCTTCTGAGGACGTCGAAATGGACCGTGAACCGCCCGAACCGCCTGAGAATCCCGAGCGGTGCGTCGGCATTGACGTGGGGATACTCACGTACGCCCACGATACCGACGGGACCGCCGTCGGGTCGCTCGACCTCTCCGCCGAACGGGAACGACTGGAACGCGAACAGCGGTCTCTCTCACGGAAAGAACACGGGTCAAACAACTACGAGAAACAACGGCGGCGGGTCGCGGAGTGTCACGCCGATCTCCGACGGAAGCGCCGCGACTTCTTGCACAAGCTCTCGAACTACTACGCTCGGGAGTACGACCTCGTAGCGGTCGAAGACCTGAACGTGAAAGGGATGCTCGAATCACCGTCGAACAGTCGCAACACGGCGTCTGCCGCGTGGCGAACGTTCCTCACGTTACTCGAATACAAGTGCGAACGGGAAGGAACGCACTTCGTCGCCGTGAATCCGAGAGGAACGACCAAGGAGTGCGCGTCGTGCGGCGTCTCGACCGACAAGCCGTTGTGGGTCCGTGAACACTCCTGTCCCGCCTGCGGGTTTGAGGCGGACAGGGACGCGAACGCGGCGTGGAACATCCTTTCTCGCGGCCTCGAAGATGTAGGAGTGGGACACTCCGAACGAACGCCTGTGGAGACTGCGCTCCCTGTGGATACGTCCGTATCTGCAAAGCGCGTCGTGGAAGCAGGAAGCCCTCCCCTCAAGGAGCGAACGGCGTCAGCCGTCAGCGAGTAG
- the ureC gene encoding urease subunit alpha: MTRDIDRENYAELYGPTEGDKVRLGDTELFAKVEQDFRTHGDEAVFGGGKTLRDGLGMAPGVTQKEGALDWVITNATVIDPVLGVVAGDIGIRNGEIVGIGKAGNPDTMDGVDMVVGPSTDAYPAEGKIATAGGLDIHIHWNSAQLHEHALASGLTTMLGGGYGGGAATTTTGPENIKRFLQAADEWPVNVGFYGKGNASDPEPLREQVAAGACGLKLHEDWGSTPEAIDTALAVAEDEDVQVCMHTDTLNEAGFLENTFEAVDGRTMHLFHIEGAGGGHAPDIMEMVGEPNMLPSSTNPSMPYTDNTFDEHLDMVMVCHHLNPDVPEDVAFAESRVRSETIAAEDVLHDMGAISMMTSDAQAMGRVAEVISRTWQTASKMKAQRGPLPEDEGTGADNHRIKRYLAKYTINPAISSGIDEYVGTLEPGKLADIVLWDPAFFGVKPAMTFKGGFPVHSEMGESNGSLMTCEPIKQRERAGAKGTAKYGLSLSFVSPAAAEADVGEAYGLQKEVVPIEGTRTPSKSDMLHNDYCPDDIEVDAETFEVTVDGEHVTCEPSSELPLAQRYML; the protein is encoded by the coding sequence ATGACTCGTGACATCGACCGGGAGAACTACGCCGAACTGTATGGGCCGACCGAGGGCGACAAGGTCCGACTGGGTGACACTGAGCTATTCGCAAAAGTCGAACAGGACTTTCGGACGCACGGCGACGAAGCTGTCTTCGGTGGCGGGAAGACGCTCCGTGACGGCCTCGGGATGGCGCCCGGCGTCACCCAAAAAGAAGGCGCACTCGACTGGGTCATCACGAACGCAACAGTCATCGACCCCGTCCTCGGCGTCGTCGCTGGTGACATCGGTATCCGGAACGGCGAAATCGTCGGCATCGGCAAAGCCGGGAACCCCGACACGATGGACGGCGTGGACATGGTCGTCGGGCCGTCGACGGACGCGTACCCTGCCGAGGGAAAAATTGCGACCGCCGGTGGACTCGACATCCACATTCACTGGAACTCCGCCCAACTCCACGAACACGCGCTTGCATCGGGTCTGACGACGATGCTCGGCGGTGGTTACGGCGGTGGTGCAGCGACAACTACGACTGGCCCCGAGAACATCAAGCGGTTCCTCCAGGCAGCCGACGAGTGGCCGGTCAATGTTGGTTTCTACGGTAAGGGGAACGCCTCCGACCCGGAGCCACTACGCGAGCAGGTTGCTGCCGGTGCTTGTGGGCTCAAGCTTCACGAGGACTGGGGGTCGACGCCAGAGGCGATCGACACTGCGCTCGCCGTGGCTGAGGACGAAGACGTGCAGGTCTGCATGCACACAGACACGCTCAATGAGGCGGGCTTCCTCGAAAACACGTTCGAGGCGGTCGACGGCCGGACGATGCACCTCTTCCACATTGAGGGCGCGGGCGGAGGGCACGCTCCCGACATCATGGAGATGGTCGGCGAACCCAACATGCTCCCCTCGTCGACGAACCCCTCGATGCCGTACACCGACAACACGTTCGACGAGCACCTCGACATGGTGATGGTGTGCCATCACTTGAACCCGGACGTTCCCGAGGACGTGGCGTTCGCAGAGTCCCGCGTTCGCTCGGAGACCATCGCCGCCGAGGACGTGCTCCACGACATGGGTGCAATCTCGATGATGACCTCTGACGCCCAAGCGATGGGGCGCGTTGCCGAGGTCATCTCGCGGACGTGGCAGACGGCCTCGAAGATGAAAGCCCAGCGCGGCCCGCTGCCCGAAGACGAGGGGACCGGTGCCGACAACCACCGCATCAAACGCTACCTCGCCAAGTACACCATCAACCCCGCCATCTCGTCGGGTATCGACGAGTACGTCGGCACGCTCGAACCAGGGAAACTCGCGGACATCGTCCTGTGGGACCCCGCGTTCTTCGGCGTGAAACCCGCGATGACGTTCAAGGGCGGATTCCCGGTCCACTCCGAGATGGGGGAGTCCAACGGCTCGCTGATGACCTGCGAACCGATCAAGCAGCGTGAACGCGCCGGGGCGAAAGGCACCGCCAAATACGGGCTCTCGCTGTCGTTCGTCTCACCCGCTGCAGCCGAGGCCGACGTCGGGGAAGCGTACGGTCTCCAGAAAGAGGTCGTGCCCATCGAGGGGACGCGCACGCCCTCGAAGAGCGACATGCTACACAACGACTACTGTCCCGACGACATCGAAGTCGACGCCGAAACGTTCGAGGTGACGGTCGACGGTGAACACGTGACCTGCGAACCGTCCTCAGAACTCCCACTCGCACAGCGGTACATGCTCTAA